Proteins found in one Corynebacterium canis genomic segment:
- the moaC gene encoding cyclic pyranopterin monophosphate synthase MoaC: MKFTHLNDHGAAHMVDISGKQPSVRHATAHAEVACSPEVIQSLRDGTVPKGDVLAVARIAGISAAKRVPELLPLAHTIGVHGCEIKIELHADHVVIDGSVRTADRTGVEMEALTAVTVAALAIIDMVKGVDRSAYIRNCFVTSKSGGRSGTWIRNEHP, from the coding sequence ATGAAATTCACGCACCTCAACGATCACGGTGCCGCCCATATGGTGGATATTTCCGGCAAGCAACCAAGCGTGCGGCACGCCACGGCGCACGCCGAGGTGGCATGCTCTCCGGAAGTGATCCAGTCCCTGCGCGATGGCACAGTGCCCAAGGGGGATGTGCTTGCGGTTGCTCGCATCGCCGGGATCAGCGCCGCAAAGCGGGTGCCGGAACTCCTGCCACTCGCACACACAATCGGTGTGCATGGCTGCGAAATCAAGATCGAATTGCACGCCGACCACGTGGTCATTGACGGCAGCGTGCGCACTGCGGACCGAACGGGCGTCGAAATGGAAGCGCTGACCGCTGTGACCGTGGCCGCGCTGGCAATCATCGATATGGTGAAGGGCGTAGACCGCAGTGCATATATTCGGAATTGCTTTGTCACCTCGAAAAGCGGCGGCAGGTCTGGAACATGGATACGAAACGAACATCCATAG
- a CDS encoding nitrate reductase subunit alpha: protein MTHDTTSQSSPSANPLLQLGTYLRRGTSGKDLQQIHLRGGRDADVFYRDRWSFDKVVRSTHGVNCTGSCSWKVYVKDGVITWESQQTDYPTTGPNMPEYEPRGCPRGAAFSWYTYSPTRIRYPYARGVLIDMYREAKQRLGDPVLAWRDIVEDEIKAKAYKSARGKGGLIRISYEEALEIAAAAHVYTVRQYGPDRIAGFTVIPAMSMISYGSGSRFLQLIGGVNLSFYDWYADLPPASPQVFGDQTDVPEAGDWFNSAYLIMWGSNLPLTRTPDAHFMAEARYHGQKVVVVSPDFADNTKFADEWLRINPGTDGALAMAMGHVILKEFHIGQRTPFFIEYMRKYTDSPFLVTLEQQPDGTVTPGKFLTAADMAGIDNDLAASANASHRLLAMEKTGQVIDPGGTLADRWGEDGMGKWNLSLTAVDPVISIADTDSKLTQEISLPRFDLPGEATADGPVGAGVVTRGVPVTFVGGHTVTTVFDLLLASYGVEREELNLPGQWPRSYEDASCPGTPAWQEELTGVPLNAAIRIGREFAQNAIDSRGRSMIVMGAGVNHFFNADTIYRTFLALTSMCGTQGTNGGGWAHYVGQEKLRPQTGWAQYTFALDWNRPPRHMISTGFWYITTDQWRYDHTRASRLASPLSKGSFGDKMVADTLVEASKRGWMPSYPQFNRNNLALSAEAEELGIPVQEHIVQQLESGELQFACEDPDNPVNHPKILLNWRTNLMGSSAKGTEFFLRHMLGVDSDATAAEVGPEMRPQSIVWRDAAHGKLDLMLASDFRSTSTTLVSDIIFPAATWYEKHDLSSTDMHPFIHSFNAAIDPPWEARTDFELFQDLAERFSTMAATWLGTQTDVVAVPLTHDTPDELNSPHGIVPNLAETGLQPGVTMPKLVPVVREYHKTSEKFNTIGPLTAKLGMATKGITYHPDRELEELAQSNGQTETSSGLRTLIDTDLKACDMVLRLSGTSNGRLSLQGFRSLDARTGTPKPTAHLAEGDEERRITWRDVSERPVSVITSPEWSGSEHGGRRYTAFSINVEHDKPWHTLSGRMHYYLDHDWMRDYGESLPVFRPPVDLHHLYGEAPPGELTNESGTAEVAVRYLTVHNKWAIHSQYFDNLHMLSLSRGGQVIWMSHKDAEKIGVKDNEWVEAFNRNGVVSARAVVSHRMPEGTAFMHHASERIVGTPINERTGRRGGTHNSLTRIMIKPTHLVGGYGQFTYAFNYIGPTGNNRDEVTKIRRRSQEVQY, encoded by the coding sequence ATGACCCACGATACAACCAGCCAAAGCTCCCCATCCGCAAACCCGTTGCTCCAGCTCGGCACCTATTTGCGGCGGGGCACCTCCGGCAAGGATTTGCAGCAAATCCATTTGCGCGGCGGCCGCGACGCGGACGTGTTTTACCGCGATCGCTGGTCCTTTGACAAGGTCGTGCGCTCCACGCACGGCGTGAACTGCACCGGATCCTGTTCCTGGAAAGTCTATGTCAAGGACGGGGTGATCACCTGGGAATCCCAACAGACCGACTACCCCACCACCGGCCCCAATATGCCGGAATACGAACCGCGCGGCTGCCCACGCGGCGCCGCCTTCTCTTGGTACACGTATTCGCCCACGCGGATCCGCTACCCATATGCCCGGGGCGTGCTTATTGATATGTACCGCGAGGCAAAGCAGCGCCTCGGGGATCCCGTCCTCGCCTGGCGAGACATCGTCGAAGACGAGATCAAGGCCAAGGCGTATAAAAGCGCCCGCGGCAAAGGCGGGCTGATCCGAATATCCTACGAGGAAGCGCTCGAGATCGCGGCGGCCGCGCACGTATATACGGTCCGCCAATACGGCCCCGATCGCATCGCAGGGTTCACCGTTATCCCGGCCATGTCCATGATCAGCTACGGCTCGGGTTCCCGATTCCTCCAGCTTATCGGCGGCGTAAACCTCTCCTTCTACGACTGGTACGCGGACCTGCCGCCGGCGTCCCCGCAGGTTTTCGGCGATCAAACAGACGTACCGGAGGCCGGGGACTGGTTCAATTCCGCCTACCTCATCATGTGGGGTTCCAACCTGCCGCTCACCCGCACCCCAGACGCCCATTTTATGGCGGAGGCGCGCTACCACGGCCAAAAGGTTGTGGTGGTCTCGCCAGACTTTGCGGATAACACCAAGTTCGCCGATGAATGGCTCCGCATTAATCCCGGCACCGACGGCGCCCTCGCCATGGCCATGGGCCACGTGATCTTAAAGGAATTCCACATCGGCCAGCGCACCCCCTTCTTTATCGAATATATGCGCAAATACACCGATTCTCCGTTCCTGGTCACCCTGGAACAGCAACCCGATGGAACGGTCACCCCCGGGAAATTCCTCACCGCCGCCGATATGGCCGGCATTGACAACGATCTAGCGGCCTCGGCAAACGCCTCCCACCGGCTGCTCGCCATGGAGAAAACCGGACAAGTGATCGACCCAGGCGGCACGCTTGCCGATCGATGGGGCGAGGACGGCATGGGCAAATGGAATCTCTCTTTAACCGCCGTGGATCCCGTCATCTCCATTGCGGACACAGATTCGAAACTTACCCAAGAAATCTCATTGCCGCGCTTTGATCTCCCCGGTGAAGCCACAGCCGACGGCCCGGTAGGGGCGGGCGTCGTCACGCGTGGCGTGCCGGTCACCTTCGTCGGCGGACATACGGTGACAACGGTGTTTGACCTGCTGCTTGCCAGCTACGGCGTGGAGCGAGAGGAACTGAATCTGCCCGGGCAATGGCCGAGGTCATACGAGGATGCCAGCTGCCCCGGAACCCCCGCGTGGCAGGAGGAGCTGACCGGCGTTCCCCTAAATGCTGCCATTCGAATCGGACGTGAGTTCGCACAGAATGCGATCGATTCGCGCGGGCGCTCGATGATCGTTATGGGGGCCGGCGTCAACCACTTCTTTAATGCGGACACCATCTACCGCACCTTCCTGGCTCTCACATCTATGTGCGGAACGCAGGGTACCAATGGCGGCGGTTGGGCGCATTACGTGGGGCAGGAAAAGCTCCGCCCCCAAACGGGGTGGGCGCAATACACCTTTGCGCTGGACTGGAATCGGCCGCCACGGCACATGATTTCGACGGGCTTTTGGTATATCACCACCGACCAATGGCGCTACGATCACACCCGCGCCAGCCGCCTCGCCTCCCCGCTCAGCAAAGGCAGTTTCGGCGATAAAATGGTGGCGGACACGCTGGTGGAGGCCTCGAAACGCGGCTGGATGCCGTCATACCCGCAGTTCAACCGCAATAACCTCGCACTGAGCGCGGAAGCCGAAGAGCTGGGCATTCCCGTGCAGGAGCACATCGTCCAACAGCTGGAAAGCGGCGAACTCCAGTTCGCCTGCGAGGACCCGGACAATCCGGTCAACCACCCGAAAATCCTTTTGAACTGGCGGACGAACCTTATGGGGTCCTCCGCCAAAGGCACCGAGTTCTTCCTGCGTCACATGCTCGGCGTGGACTCCGACGCAACCGCCGCGGAGGTCGGCCCCGAGATGCGGCCGCAATCGATCGTGTGGCGGGATGCGGCGCACGGCAAGCTCGACCTGATGCTGGCCTCGGATTTCCGGTCCACCTCGACCACGCTGGTCAGCGACATTATCTTCCCGGCGGCGACCTGGTACGAGAAGCACGACCTGTCTTCCACCGATATGCATCCGTTCATACATTCGTTTAACGCGGCGATCGACCCGCCGTGGGAAGCGCGCACGGACTTCGAGCTGTTCCAAGATCTCGCCGAGCGGTTCAGCACCATGGCCGCAACCTGGCTGGGTACGCAAACAGATGTGGTTGCGGTACCGCTCACCCACGACACCCCGGACGAGCTCAACAGCCCGCACGGGATTGTGCCGAACCTGGCGGAGACGGGGCTACAGCCCGGCGTGACCATGCCGAAACTCGTCCCTGTAGTGCGGGAATACCATAAAACCTCGGAGAAGTTTAATACCATCGGGCCGCTCACGGCGAAGCTCGGAATGGCCACCAAGGGCATCACCTATCACCCGGATCGCGAGCTCGAAGAACTCGCGCAATCGAACGGGCAGACGGAAACTTCCTCGGGACTGCGGACACTGATCGATACCGATCTCAAGGCATGCGACATGGTGCTGCGCCTTTCCGGAACCTCCAACGGGCGGTTATCGCTGCAAGGGTTCCGGAGCTTGGACGCCCGCACCGGCACCCCGAAGCCAACCGCACATTTGGCCGAAGGCGACGAGGAGCGCCGGATAACCTGGCGGGACGTCTCCGAACGGCCGGTCAGCGTGATCACGTCGCCGGAATGGTCGGGCTCCGAGCACGGCGGGCGTCGATACACGGCGTTTTCTATCAACGTCGAGCACGACAAGCCTTGGCACACACTTTCGGGCCGCATGCACTACTACCTCGACCACGATTGGATGCGGGACTACGGCGAATCGCTGCCCGTGTTCCGGCCGCCGGTGGACCTGCACCATCTGTACGGCGAGGCGCCCCCGGGCGAACTTACGAACGAAAGCGGTACTGCGGAAGTGGCGGTGCGGTACCTGACCGTGCACAACAAATGGGCGATCCATTCGCAATACTTCGACAATTTGCACATGCTTTCGCTTTCTCGCGGCGGGCAAGTCATCTGGATGTCGCACAAAGATGCGGAAAAGATCGGCGTCAAAGACAACGAATGGGTGGAGGCATTCAACCGCAACGGCGTGGTTTCGGCGCGCGCCGTGGTTTCGCACCGCATGCCGGAGGGCACTGCGTTTATGCACCATGCGTCCGAACGCATTGTCGGGACGCCGATCAACGAGCGCACCGGTAGGCGCGGCGGGACGCACAACTCACTCACCCGCATCATGATCAAGCCCACCCACCTCGTCGGAGGCTACGGGC
- a CDS encoding MogA/MoaB family molybdenum cofactor biosynthesis protein: protein MSEHVPGAVITVSDRCASGEREDNSGPLAKKILAMHGVDVGEVVLVPDGVDNVERALREALAAGARVVITVGGTGITPRDLTPEATRPFLEAELPGIATQIVMRGLKKTPLAGLSRGLVGVTGRGENAALIVNAPGSKGGVRDVIDVIGPLVPHVLEQLGGQDGAPHQN from the coding sequence ATGTCAGAACATGTGCCAGGCGCGGTCATAACCGTTTCCGACCGTTGTGCAAGTGGCGAGCGAGAAGATAACTCCGGTCCGCTGGCCAAGAAAATACTGGCCATGCACGGCGTTGACGTGGGGGAGGTGGTGCTGGTCCCGGACGGCGTCGATAATGTGGAGCGTGCGTTGCGGGAAGCGTTGGCGGCGGGCGCGCGCGTGGTTATTACCGTTGGTGGGACCGGTATTACGCCGCGCGACCTGACGCCTGAAGCCACCCGGCCGTTTTTGGAGGCTGAATTGCCTGGAATCGCCACGCAAATCGTGATGCGGGGGCTGAAAAAAACGCCCCTGGCTGGGCTATCGCGCGGGCTTGTCGGGGTTACTGGGCGCGGGGAAAATGCGGCGTTGATTGTGAACGCGCCGGGCTCAAAAGGAGGTGTCCGCGATGTGATTGATGTGATCGGCCCGCTCGTGCCGCATGTGCTCGAGCAGCTCGGCGGGCAGGACGGGGCGCCGCACCAAAATTAG
- the mobA gene encoding molybdenum cofactor guanylyltransferase → MDTKRTSIGGGPGIDVIILAGGHNSRMGGRDKAQLERDGLRFIDCIVAELRSHYEVSEIVVVTPREFTLPEGVVRTCEDPAFGGPVAGIAAGAAALRNTPGTRVLILAVDAPDAARLLPALSAALADSDVAVVRSTAGFLEPLCALWNKDSLLKALNTLPNTRDIAAKRLIAAAPQVVQVAGTGAEQDYDTPESLSRWRPEG, encoded by the coding sequence ATGGATACGAAACGAACATCCATAGGCGGCGGGCCGGGAATCGACGTTATTATCTTGGCGGGCGGCCACAACTCGCGCATGGGTGGGCGCGACAAGGCGCAATTAGAGCGCGATGGCCTGCGCTTTATCGATTGCATCGTGGCGGAGCTGCGGTCCCACTATGAAGTGTCTGAAATCGTGGTGGTCACGCCGCGCGAATTCACCCTCCCCGAGGGTGTCGTAAGAACTTGCGAAGACCCGGCTTTTGGCGGCCCCGTCGCAGGGATCGCCGCGGGGGCCGCGGCCCTGCGCAACACCCCCGGGACCCGAGTGCTGATCCTAGCCGTGGATGCACCGGATGCGGCCCGGCTGCTACCCGCCCTGAGCGCAGCGCTCGCCGATTCCGATGTGGCGGTGGTTCGCAGCACCGCCGGATTCCTAGAACCGCTATGCGCATTATGGAACAAGGATTCGCTACTAAAGGCATTGAACACGCTGCCTAATACTCGAGATATCGCGGCGAAGAGACTCATCGCGGCGGCTCCACAGGTAGTGCAGGTGGCCGGCACGGGGGCCGAGCAAGATTACGACACCCCGGAATCGCTGTCCCGCTGGCGGCCAGAAGGCTAG
- a CDS encoding nitrate/nitrite transporter: MTSLNTEGRVLQGWDPEDPARWDSRVAWRTLIISTISLTIGFCVWYLVAAIAPKLNAIGFDLSKEQLYWLAAVPGLSGGLFRLLYMFLPPILGTRKLVGISSLLFVIPMIGWFFAVQNPETPFWWLICLALMTGIGGGSFAGYMPSTGYFFPKSKAGSALGLQAGIGNFGVSLIQLLGPWIMGFSLFGLGMFAPQRTAQGDVWVHNVAAVLVPWTLVMAVVSFIWLKDVPIKANVRQQLDIFGNKNTWILTIIYIMTFGAFAGFAAQFGLLVNNVFGADSALTERYDAALLPAGASFAFLGPLIGSAVRAAFGGLCDRFGGAIFTFIGGVGMIISTAIAALFLTPESPDEFWPFLAAMLALFFFTGLGNAGTFKQMPMILPKRQAGGVIGWTSAIASFGPFIVGILLSLMEPATFYWGCVVYFIAATALTWIYYARPGAPFPG; this comes from the coding sequence ATGACCTCTCTCAACACGGAAGGTCGAGTATTGCAGGGCTGGGATCCGGAGGACCCCGCCCGGTGGGATTCCAGAGTGGCGTGGCGCACCCTTATCATCTCGACCATTTCCCTCACCATCGGCTTCTGCGTGTGGTACCTCGTCGCAGCCATCGCCCCGAAGCTCAATGCCATCGGCTTCGATCTTTCGAAAGAACAATTGTATTGGCTGGCCGCGGTCCCCGGGCTTTCCGGCGGATTGTTCCGCTTGCTGTACATGTTTTTGCCGCCGATTTTGGGCACGCGAAAGCTCGTGGGCATCTCCTCACTGCTTTTTGTCATCCCCATGATCGGCTGGTTTTTCGCCGTGCAAAACCCCGAAACTCCGTTCTGGTGGTTGATTTGCCTGGCGTTGATGACGGGCATCGGCGGCGGCTCCTTCGCCGGATATATGCCCTCGACGGGGTACTTTTTCCCCAAGTCAAAGGCGGGTTCGGCGCTGGGCTTGCAGGCGGGCATCGGCAATTTCGGGGTGTCGCTTATCCAGCTTTTGGGCCCCTGGATCATGGGCTTCAGTTTGTTCGGTTTAGGCATGTTTGCCCCGCAACGCACCGCGCAGGGTGATGTCTGGGTGCACAATGTTGCCGCGGTACTTGTGCCGTGGACGCTGGTCATGGCCGTGGTCTCCTTTATCTGGCTTAAAGACGTCCCCATTAAGGCAAACGTTCGACAGCAGCTAGACATCTTCGGCAATAAAAACACCTGGATTCTCACCATCATTTACATCATGACCTTCGGCGCTTTCGCCGGTTTCGCCGCGCAATTTGGGCTGCTGGTGAACAACGTGTTCGGCGCCGATTCCGCACTCACCGAGCGTTACGACGCCGCGCTCCTCCCCGCCGGGGCAAGTTTCGCGTTCCTGGGGCCGCTGATCGGATCCGCAGTTCGCGCAGCATTCGGCGGTTTGTGCGATCGCTTTGGCGGTGCGATCTTCACCTTTATCGGCGGCGTAGGCATGATCATCTCCACCGCCATCGCGGCCTTGTTCCTTACCCCGGAATCCCCCGATGAATTTTGGCCGTTCTTGGCCGCCATGTTGGCGCTGTTCTTCTTTACTGGCTTGGGCAACGCCGGCACCTTTAAGCAAATGCCGATGATCCTGCCCAAGCGGCAGGCCGGCGGTGTGATCGGGTGGACCTCCGCGATCGCTTCCTTCGGCCCATTTATTGTGGGCATCCTGCTGTCGCTCATGGAGCCCGCCACGTTCTACTGGGGTTGCGTCGTGTACTTTATCGCCGCCACCGCCCTGACCTGGATATATTACGCCCGACCTGGGGCCCCATTCCCCGGGTAA
- a CDS encoding DUF2249 domain-containing protein: MEKSLPIAACDCHSHEPAIPAIDAGAIPHALRHGAVHGALNTLQPGDSMILIAPHNPLPLLEEIDARAEEFERTYVKQGPEDWHIKFTRVS, from the coding sequence GTGGAAAAGTCACTGCCCATCGCCGCGTGCGATTGCCACTCCCATGAGCCCGCCATCCCGGCCATCGACGCCGGCGCCATTCCGCACGCCCTCCGCCACGGTGCGGTTCACGGGGCGCTAAACACGCTGCAACCGGGCGATTCCATGATCTTGATCGCTCCGCACAATCCGCTGCCCTTGCTCGAAGAAATCGACGCCCGCGCCGAAGAATTCGAACGCACATACGTTAAGCAAGGGCCGGAGGACTGGCACATTAAGTTCACACGTGTGAGCTAA
- a CDS encoding molybdopterin molybdotransferase MoeA, producing MTESELLVLRSLSEHLDAVLSLATAPTPVTTMAPSDALGLTLAANIYAKLAVPPFHNSAMDGFLVHHADFNGPGPWTFPVIGDIPAGTDVRTPRRGAALRIMTGAPVPEEPGLAVVPVEHTNIPRGPQSLPSSVTIFTAPKPSAHIRMRGEDTAIGELTVAQGTRIDAATIAALVSTGNATVPVHQPIRVSILATGDELDRQIPNSNSPMLAALCQSQGAQTHVLPATGDTPAALRAALEAAKGSNLILTTGGISAGAFDIVRELLSPDVWFGQVALQPGKPQGAGTFDGIPILCLPGNPVSAFVSFHLFVAPLMRALSGQVPQGLDERPQLMASAACEFHADSKRDRFIPVRIKYGTTPQAISSHRSGLGSHFVASLAGVTGLAYLPHGTGTTAIGQPVRVLLV from the coding sequence ATGACAGAAAGTGAGCTCCTCGTGTTACGCAGCCTTTCCGAGCATCTCGATGCCGTGCTCAGCCTCGCCACCGCGCCGACCCCAGTAACCACCATGGCGCCCAGCGATGCCCTCGGCCTCACCCTCGCGGCAAACATATATGCGAAGCTCGCGGTGCCCCCGTTTCACAATTCGGCCATGGATGGTTTCCTCGTCCATCACGCGGATTTCAATGGCCCCGGCCCGTGGACCTTCCCAGTCATCGGCGATATCCCCGCGGGTACAGACGTTCGAACTCCAAGACGGGGCGCCGCCCTCCGCATCATGACCGGCGCGCCCGTGCCAGAGGAGCCCGGCCTCGCCGTTGTGCCCGTCGAACACACCAATATCCCACGCGGCCCACAATCGCTCCCCAGTTCGGTCACCATATTCACCGCCCCAAAGCCCAGCGCACACATTCGCATGCGGGGCGAAGACACCGCGATCGGGGAACTCACCGTTGCTCAAGGCACGCGTATCGACGCCGCGACCATCGCCGCACTCGTATCCACCGGCAATGCGACCGTCCCCGTTCACCAGCCTATTCGCGTTTCCATCCTTGCCACTGGCGATGAATTGGATCGGCAGATCCCCAATTCCAATAGCCCGATGCTCGCCGCATTGTGTCAATCGCAGGGCGCACAGACCCATGTGCTGCCCGCCACCGGGGACACTCCGGCGGCGTTGCGCGCCGCCCTCGAGGCCGCTAAGGGCTCGAATCTCATTTTGACCACCGGCGGCATATCCGCAGGTGCATTCGACATCGTGCGGGAGCTACTTTCACCGGATGTCTGGTTCGGTCAGGTGGCGTTGCAACCAGGCAAGCCACAAGGCGCAGGTACGTTCGATGGGATCCCGATCCTCTGCTTGCCGGGCAACCCGGTAAGCGCATTCGTGTCCTTCCACCTATTTGTGGCCCCGCTCATGCGTGCCCTGAGCGGTCAGGTTCCGCAGGGATTGGACGAGCGCCCGCAACTGATGGCCAGCGCGGCTTGCGAATTCCATGCAGATAGCAAGCGCGATCGATTCATTCCGGTGCGCATCAAGTACGGAACCACCCCTCAGGCGATCAGCTCCCATCGGAGCGGCTTGGGCAGCCACTTCGTGGCGTCGCTGGCTGGGGTAACTGGTTTGGCATACCTGCCACACGGCACGGGTACCACCGCAATTGGCCAGCCCGTTCGGGTGCTCTTGGTATAG
- a CDS encoding molybdenum cofactor biosynthesis protein MoaE has protein sequence MMWKSGTGKAREQMTYGRITNCPLTIAEIATRVADDTSGAIAVFDGRVRNHDHGREVTSLEYSAHPAAERIVQEVAEDIRERFGLCGVAIVHRVGHLNIGETALAAAVSSPHREAAFAALAELVDEVKKQVPVWKKQYYSDGTYEWSNCA, from the coding sequence ATGATGTGGAAAAGCGGAACGGGAAAGGCCAGAGAGCAAATGACATACGGAAGAATCACGAATTGCCCACTTACAATCGCCGAAATAGCAACACGGGTCGCGGACGATACATCGGGTGCGATAGCCGTCTTTGATGGGCGCGTTCGTAACCATGATCACGGGCGAGAAGTCACCTCGTTGGAATACAGCGCGCATCCCGCAGCCGAACGTATTGTGCAAGAAGTAGCGGAGGATATTCGCGAGAGATTCGGGCTGTGTGGCGTGGCAATTGTGCATCGAGTTGGCCATTTGAACATCGGTGAAACTGCGCTCGCTGCGGCGGTGAGCAGCCCACACAGGGAAGCCGCGTTCGCGGCGCTTGCGGAGCTTGTGGATGAAGTAAAAAAGCAAGTACCGGTGTGGAAAAAACAATACTATTCCGATGGCACATACGAATGGAGCAATTGCGCCTAG
- a CDS encoding multicopper oxidase domain-containing protein: MTARTEKDAGQQWIIWSLVGLAIATIITVTVALTNPLRIDAPSASPGTNAAARQELTITIQGYEFTPASVEVPAGTRLQITLINNSTMDHDLQIGSANSGLVAPGESVEFDAGAVAASTQGYCTVAGHRELGMVFDIRVTGAGAQSGHPGHGDIVAGQQSANPQRVPSMAQRMADPGKDFTAFDATLPPAPRETVHRVRLEITEEIREVAPGHKQKQWLFNGQVPAPTLRGKVGDTFEITLVNNGTMPHSVDFHAGEVSPDAVMRDIAPGDELVYKFEARRAGIWMYHCGTMPMSVHIANGMAGSVIIDPPDLDPVDHEFVLNGTEVFLGAESVGADTARVFAGQYDLAAFNGYPDQYLHRPLRVRAGERVRLWVCNIGPDQALSFHVVGGLFDTVFIEGQYTVRRGLEQGSGAQVLPLLPAQGGFVEMVFDEPGSYTFLNHVMTRAELGQAGTIKVS; encoded by the coding sequence ATGACCGCCCGGACAGAGAAAGACGCAGGTCAGCAGTGGATTATTTGGTCGCTGGTGGGCCTTGCCATTGCGACGATTATCACCGTGACCGTCGCCCTGACCAACCCCCTGCGTATCGACGCCCCGTCCGCCAGCCCCGGCACGAACGCTGCGGCGCGCCAGGAGCTCACCATCACGATTCAGGGATACGAATTTACCCCCGCGAGCGTGGAGGTTCCGGCGGGCACGCGCCTGCAGATCACCCTGATAAACAATTCCACTATGGACCACGATCTGCAGATCGGTTCCGCAAACTCCGGCTTGGTCGCGCCGGGGGAGAGCGTGGAATTCGATGCGGGTGCCGTGGCGGCCAGCACCCAGGGTTATTGCACCGTCGCGGGTCATAGGGAACTCGGCATGGTGTTCGATATACGCGTGACGGGCGCGGGTGCCCAATCGGGCCATCCCGGTCATGGCGATATCGTCGCGGGGCAGCAATCCGCCAACCCGCAGCGGGTGCCTTCGATGGCTCAGCGCATGGCCGATCCGGGCAAAGATTTCACGGCTTTCGACGCAACGTTGCCGCCCGCGCCAAGGGAAACCGTGCATCGGGTGCGGCTGGAGATCACCGAGGAGATTCGCGAGGTCGCCCCGGGGCACAAGCAAAAACAGTGGCTTTTCAATGGCCAAGTTCCCGCCCCAACGCTTCGCGGCAAGGTCGGCGATACGTTCGAAATCACGCTGGTTAATAACGGCACCATGCCGCATTCCGTGGATTTCCACGCCGGCGAAGTCAGCCCCGATGCCGTGATGCGCGACATCGCCCCGGGTGACGAACTGGTGTACAAATTCGAGGCGCGCCGGGCCGGTATTTGGATGTACCACTGTGGCACCATGCCGATGAGCGTTCACATCGCCAATGGCATGGCCGGTTCCGTCATCATCGACCCGCCCGACCTCGACCCGGTGGACCACGAATTCGTGCTCAATGGCACCGAAGTGTTCCTCGGGGCGGAGTCTGTCGGCGCCGATACCGCACGTGTGTTCGCAGGGCAATATGACCTCGCGGCATTCAATGGATACCCCGACCAATACCTCCATCGCCCGTTACGCGTCCGCGCCGGCGAGCGGGTGCGCCTCTGGGTGTGCAATATTGGCCCAGACCAAGCACTGAGCTTCCACGTTGTCGGCGGGCTTTTCGACACCGTGTTTATCGAAGGCCAGTACACCGTCCGGCGTGGCCTCGAACAAGGTTCCGGTGCGCAGGTATTGCCCCTATTGCCCGCCCAGGGCGGCTTTGTAGAAATGGTTTTCGACGAGCCTGGCAGCTATACCTTCCTCAACCATGTGATGACTCGCGCCGAACTCGGCCAAGCCGGAACCATTAAGGTCAGCTAG
- a CDS encoding MoaD/ThiS family protein — translation MRPITVRFFAAAADAAGTSETTLEIPENAQLAEALDLLEQRFPSLASIHPHCTVFINDAHTENQDLSDARTMDILPPFAGG, via the coding sequence ATGCGCCCTATTACGGTCCGGTTTTTTGCCGCTGCGGCAGACGCTGCGGGCACGAGCGAAACCACCCTAGAGATACCCGAAAACGCGCAGCTCGCCGAGGCCCTAGATTTGCTGGAACAGCGATTTCCCAGCTTGGCAAGTATTCACCCGCATTGCACAGTGTTTATCAATGATGCACACACCGAAAACCAGGATCTTAGCGATGCGCGCACGATGGATATTTTGCCCCCGTTCGCTGGCGGCTAG